A region from the Drosophila mauritiana strain mau12 chromosome 2L, ASM438214v1, whole genome shotgun sequence genome encodes:
- the LOC117142966 gene encoding membrane-associated progesterone receptor component 1, which translates to MDEELSAFGFTVNIVLTVLASVLVYLYAYWHHWVNKEENELTVSKLLATKLPDLPPIKLNLDQLLGFDGTRSDGRILVALRGKIYDVSSDFEEFGLTGTLSHVAGRDFTNYLNSIMDMHNSEINYVDRWESILETNYSCVGEVIDEQGNPLMGKLENHNADVVEETEKDMMEPIKANEKSIKTLNEVLNAETLSSDNKSEKCLEEPNAEILIHAEISDC; encoded by the coding sequence ATGGATGAGGAGTTAAGTGCTTTTGGCTTTACGGTCAACATTGTGTTGACAGTCCTTGCGTCCGTTTTGGTATATTTGTACGCCTATTGGCATCATTGGGTAAATAAGGAAGAAAATGAACTGACTGTTTCGAAATTGCTGGCCACCAAGCTACCCGATTTGCCGCCAATCAAATTGAACCTGGATCAGTTGTTGGGATTCGATGGGACACGAAGTGATGGCAGAATACTGGTGGCGCTCAGGGGAAAGATCTACGATGTATCCAGTGATTTCGAGGAATTCGGCTTAACCGGAACCCTATCTCATGTAGCTGGCAGGGATTTTACGAACTATCTCAATTCGATTATGGACATGCACAACTCGGAGATAAACTATGTGGATCGTTGGGAATCCATACTGGAAACGAATTATTCGTGTGTGGGTGAAGTCATCGATGAGCAGGGCAATCCTCTTATgggaaaattggaaaatcaTAATGCTGATGTAGTCGAGGAAACTGAGAAAGACATGATGGAACCCATCAAAGCTAACGAAAAGTCAATAAAGACACTTAATGAGGTTTTAAATGCCGAAACATTGTCATCGGATAACAAATCGGAGAAATGTTTAGAAGAACCCAATGCCGAAATCCTTATCCATGCAGAAATTTCCGATTGTtag